One genomic region from Drosophila busckii strain San Diego stock center, stock number 13000-0081.31 chromosome 3R, ASM1175060v1, whole genome shotgun sequence encodes:
- the LOC108602052 gene encoding copper homeostasis protein cutC homolog has protein sequence MKSMSTHDIKLEVCVDSIRSAFAAEEGGAARIELCSALQEGGLTPTPGTLKTLKELPFTLPIYCMLRPRRGTDFVYSEEELRATLTDMDLLRAYGADGFVFGALTAERTIDVDKCRRVLQRAEGLPVTFHRAFDLTDPKFMHENVQMLKELGFRRVLSSGFRQSAAEGVDALAQLIAKHHRDIIIIPGAGIKVTNLEEILNESRCVEFHASAMDTASEDYSLPTTSRMECDVTMGKQDIDPYFGTNANVVRKMVTIAHAMSCR, from the coding sequence ATGAAAAGTATGTCTACTCATGACATAAAACTGGAAGTATGTGTGGACTCCATAAGatctgcttttgctgctgaggAAGGCGGTGCTGCGCGCATTGAACTATGTTCGGCGCTGCAAGAGGGCGGCCTAACACCCACCCCAGGGACGCTCAAAACTCTGAAGGAGTTACCTTTTACTTTGCCCATTTACTGCATGCTGCGCCCCAGACGTGGCACTGACTTCGTCTACAGCGAGGAGGAGCTCCGTGCCACCTTAACTGACATGGATTTGCTGCGTGCTTATGGCGCAgatggttttgtttttggcgcgCTTACTGCAGAGCGCACAATTGATGTGGACAAGTGTCGTCGTGTGCTACAACGCGCCGAGGGCTTACCTGTCACCTTTCATCGCGCCTTTGATCTCACCGATCCCAAGTTCATGCATGAAAATGTGCAAATGCTAAAAGAACTGGGGTTTAGGCGTGTGCTCAGCAGTGGTTTTCGTCAAAGCGCCGCTGAGGGCGTTGATGCCTTGGCTCAGCTGATTGCCAAGCATCATCGGGATATTATAATAATACCTGGTGCCGGCATAAAGGTAACAAATCTAGAAGAGATACTGAACGAGAGCCGTTGTGTGGAGTTCCATGCTTCTGCTATGGACACGGCGAGCGAAGATTATAGCCTGCCAACTACCTCCCGTATGGAGTGTGACGTAACCATGGGCAAGCAGGACATTGATCCATATTTTGGCACAAATGCTAATGTTGTGCGTAAAATGGTAACCATAGCGCATGCTATGAGCTGCCGATAA
- the LOC108602174 gene encoding coiled-coil domain-containing protein 149, which produces MDKYMLDMDDERTSNSNSQYEFSFGEQLEQYNVETSAVHRKLQSKLEALRILRQELEQLTSERDQYKLMAETLQLRYAAMKCNSELIAGSSNACGALSENSSLAALLRETNLKNLKLNTEVEALKQRLSELQGDMTLLREREAGSKLKLQSLLNEHAAHNKEELHWKRERANFICHLENLKKKNAQLAFDLKAIIDEKEELITERDAYKCKAHRLNHELLVALKANKMHPKLLDIDAVLLENKYLHERVKIQEGELDLTKHAVSKYKTMLEAKRKKGIVKLSGNNGDDTILSPRQVKTILESGIDLPGKTESIDDLKSLCLALLDNLNDKNLALTHQKKTNKILATKMAELEQRWQQLLSGESESAGIDEGDEEEEDCGYAPSQLLLNGYCPSMVDETEGETETTTTTAAAANAPEPTATKTTTTAAVDATQSEPYEAKQSDDGMSSLSTESADSSVYGVDVRLQHTIVNPYKSSSVTTDSGNYGYAGSGTPCISSTIARERMEDLKDLPPHLAALVQKTLHELDVRDYEAMVAIRAENASTMPALKL; this is translated from the exons ATGGATAAATACATGCTGGACATGGATGATGAGCGCACAAGTAATAGCAACAGTCAATACGAGTTCAGCTTTGGGGAGCAGCTGGAACAGTACAATGTGGAG ACTTCGGCGGTGCATCGCAAGCTACAGAGCAAGCTGGAGGCCTTGCGCATATTGCGTCAGGAACTGGAGCAGCTGACCTCGGAACGTGATCAATACAAGCTAATGGCGGAGACACTGCAACTGCGTTATGCGGCCATGAAATGCAACAGCGAGCTGATTGCAGGTAGCAGTAATGCCTGTGGGGCCTTGAGTGAAAACTCCAGCCTGGCTGCATTGCTGCGTGAGACCAATCTGAAAAATCTAAAGCTCAACACAGAAGTGGAGGCGCTGAAGCAACGTCTGAGCGAGCTGCAGGGTGATATGACGTTGTTGCGTGAGCGTGAGGCAGGCAGCAAGCTTAAACTGCAGTCGTTGCTCAATGAGCATGCTGCTCATAACAAGGAGGAGCTGCATTGGAAACGTGAACGCGCCAATTTCATTTGTCATTTGgagaatttaaaaaagaaaaacgcacAATTGGCCTTTGATCTAAAGGCCATTATAGATGAAAAGGAGGAGCTTATCACAGAGCGGGATGCTTACAAATGCAAGGCACATAGGCTGAATCATGAACTACTGGTGGCGTTAAAGGCCAACAAAATGCATCCAAAG CTGCTGGACATAGACGCTGTGCTGTTGGAGAATAAATATCTGCATGAGCGTGTCAAGATACAGGAAGGCGAATTAGATCTAACCAAGCATGCTGTGAGCAAGTATAAAACCATGCTGGAGGCCAAGCGTAAGAAAGGCATTGTTAAGCTATCTGGCAATAACGGCGATGATACTATACTAAGCCCCAGGCAAG TTAAAACCATACTGGAGAGCGGCATTGATTTGCCTGGCAAAACGGAGAGCATTGATGACTTGAAATCGTTATGCCTGGCGCTGCTGGATAATCTTAATGACAAGAATCTAGCGCTAACGCATCAGAAGAAGACCAATAa AATACTGGCCACTAAAATGGCGGAGCTAgagcagcgctggcagcagctgttgagtGGGGAATCTGAAAGCGCTGGCATTGATGAAGGTGATGAGGAAGAGGAAGACTGTGGCTATGCGCcctcgcagctgctgcttaatggTTACTGTCCTTCTATGGTGGATGAAACAGAAGGcgaaacagaaacaacaacaacaacagcagcagcagcaaatgctcccgagccaacagcaacgaaaaccacaacaacagcggcagtAGATGCCACACAATCCGAGCCATACGAAGCCAAGCAGTCCGATGATGGCATGTCTTCGTTATCCACAGAGTCTGCTGACTCTTCAGTTTACGGTGTAGACGTGCGACTGCAGCATACTATCGTCAATCCCTACAAATCCTCATCTGTAACAACAGATTCGGGTAATTATGGTTATGCTGGCAGCGGCACACCTTGCATATCCAGCACCATAGCTAGAGAACGCATGGAGGACTTGAAAGATTTGCCTCCGCATTTGGCAGCCTTGGTGCAAAAAACGCTGCATGAACTAGATGTGCGCGACTATGAGGCTATGGTGGCTATAAGAGCTGAAAATGCGTCCACAATGCCCGCtttaaagttataa
- the LOC108604534 gene encoding protein fem-1 homolog C, with protein MSSSLESSSNHQVQRRPSPCPCPMADERKHSPKMDVIKLNQELIEECKRSREDSILPRYLRHELEKHTRESRLEVVNKQRNGCAPLFIACKRGAVAIAEYLINTCEADIEQRGHFEVPEDNSFHYVSPLWAAVVSGKLNMVKYLVRIGCDINATSDSGSTPVRSACYMTHTEIVKFLVENGADIKKPNVNGGTCLINSVQSVQLCLYLVKKGADINARDIQDKTALHYAIQELRLDTTKMLIEQGADPYAKSRYGDDALRTACLKGAHQIFDYLKKELDYSVERIAEAHELMGSTFLDEHNESRVCILHWRMAHHIRAAYTPYIEKKPKVPLRNAYENAVEFVTLEELDNIATDMDAMRTQSLMICERVLGLTHKDMLFRLTYRGASYADSLQLQRCIDLWRFLLEVRVANWSILHFETCFAAQALVRLMLDLHTRNSSFMRSEPMRGRYMHQDNLLPKFEDVLGVFKTLALSAVEVEPLLRVRPVFRKQQENYDRAMRCLAHLIFLLINTVHTEAERKIIFQTVHDTVVVGNLRSASTADTLLHLGASRLNVIKSGYLTEDNISDKTVFPNADVIKLLIECGIDVNTKNEAKSTPLHVACQPYNYDNEIVHLLLKCGADIDQPNRAEKRPYDSIASNPTNTIPLVNYISLQCLCATVLSKHKIHYKDQLHKQLEEFVQNHEP; from the exons ATGAGCTCCAGTCTTGAAAGCTCGAGCAATCATCAGGTCCAGCGGCGTCCCAGTCCCTGTCCCTGCCCCATGGCCGACGAACGCAAGCATAGTCCCAAAATGGATGTCATCAAGCTTAATCAGGAGCTGATTGAGGAGTGCAAGCGCAGCCGTGAGGATTCCATATTGCCGCGATATTTACGGCATGAGCTTGAAAA GCATACCCGTGAATCACGCCTCGAGGTGGTTAACAAACAACGTAATGGCTGTGCGCCACTTTTCATAGCCTGCAAGCGTGGCGCTGTCGCCATAGCCGAGTATTTAATAAACACTTGTGAGGCAGATATAGAGCAGCGTGGACACTTTGAGGTGCCAGAGGATAATAGCTTTCATTATGTATCGCCGCTATGGGCAGCAGTTGTCTCTGGCAAGCTAAACATGGTCAAGTATCTGGTGCGCATTGGTTGCGACATAAATGCCACCTCCGATTCGGGTTCAACACCAGTGCGCAGTGCTTGCTACATGACTCATACAGAAATAG taaAATTTCTGGTGGAGAATGGTGCGGATATAAAGAAACCAAATGTTAATGGTGGCACTTGTTTAATTAACTCCGTACAGTCGGTGCAGCTTTGCTTGTATCTGGTGAAGAAGGGCGCTGATATAAATGCGCGCGACATACAGGACAAGACAGCGCTGCATTATGCTATACAGGAGCTGCGACTGGATACGACCAAAATGTTAATCGAACAAGGTGCCGATCCCTATGCCAAGAGTCGTTACGGCGATGATGCATTGCGCACCGCTTGTCTCAAGGGTGCACATCAgatatttgattatttgaaAAAGGAGCTGGATTACTCGGTGGAACGCATTGCGGAGGCGCATGAGCTGATGGGTTCAACATTTCTGGACGAGCATAATGAGTCTCGCGTTTGCATTCTGCACTGGCGCATGGCACATCATATACGCGCCGCCTATACGCCGTACATTGAGAAGAAACCCAAGGTGCCATTGCGGAATGCGTACGAGAATGCAGTAGAATTTGTGACACTCGAGGAGCTGGACAATATTGCCACCGATATGGATGCCATGCGCACGCAAAGTCTGATGATATGCGAACGTGTGCTGGGCTTGACACACAAGGACATGCTCTTCCGTTTAACGTATCGTGGTGCCTCCTATGCGGActcgttgcagctgcaacgctgTATTGACCTCTGGCGTTTTTTGCTTGAGGTGCGCGTTGCCAACTGGAGCATATTGCATTTTGAGACCTGCTTTGCTGCACAGGCGCTGGTGCGCCTTATGCTGGATCTTCATACGCGTAATTCAAGTTTTATGCGCAGTGAGCCAATGCGTGGTCGTTATATGCACCAGGACAATCTATTGCCAAAGTTTGAGGATGTGCTGGGCGTATTTAAAACGCTTGCTCTCAGCGCTGTCGAAGTGGAGCCACTGCTGCGGGTGCGGCCTGTGTTTCGAAAGCAGCAGGAGAACTATGATCGTGCTATGCGCTGTCTGGCGCATCTAATCTTTCTGCTCATCAATACCGTCCACACTGAAGCTGAACGTAAGATTATCTTTCAGACCGTGCATGATACAGTGGTAGTGGGTAATTTGCGCAGCGCCAGCACAGCGGATACGTTGTTGCATTTGGGAGCCTCGCGCTTGAATGTCATCAAGAGCGGCTATTTAACGGAGGATAATATTTCCGAT AAGACTGTCTTTCCCAATGCGGATGTCATCAAATTGCTCATTGAGTGCGGCATTGATGTCAATACCAAAAATGAAGCCAAATCTACGCCGCTGCATGTTGCCTGCCAACCCTACAATTATGATAATGAA ATTGTGCACTTGCTGCTTAAGTGTGGCGCGGATATTGATCAACCGAATCGTGCTGAGAAGCGGCCGTATGATTCGATTGCCTCCAATCCCACCAACACCATACCGCTGGTCAACTATATCTCACTGCAGTGCTTGTGTGCGACGGTTCTTAGCAAGCATAAGATCCATTACAAGGATCAGCTGCATAAACAACTGGAAGAATTTGTGCAAAACCATGAACCataa
- the LOC108601397 gene encoding baculoviral IAP repeat-containing protein 5, with the protein MNTTVDMNENKLESFREFHVLEKHRMESYKDWPFPADSACSINKMAEAGFYWTGNAREPDTVTCFVCGKTLDGWESEDDPWKEHLRHAPQCEYAKLGCKEKDLTVGQFLKIFTNVVNKKIEMNVKKFKANFTKKNEAKLDEFVKLHY; encoded by the exons atgaatACAACAGTTGATATGAATGAAAACAAGCTGGAGTCGTTTCGAGAATTCCATGTGCTGGAAAAACATCGCATGGAAAGCTACAAAGATTGGCCATTCCCAGCTGACTCAGCCTGCAGCATAAATAAG atGGCTGAAGCTGGCTTCTACTGGACAGGCAACGCTCGTGAGCCCGATACAGTCACTTGCTTTGTTTGTGGCAAAACATTAGACGGCTGGGAGTCCGAGGATGATCCTTGGAAGGAGCACCTAAGGCATGCGCCGCAATGTGAGTATGCCAAATTGGGTTGCAAGGAAAAGGACTTAACG GTGGgccaatttttaaaaatatttactaatgttgttaacaaaaaaatagaaatgaatgtaaagaaatttaaagcaaatttcaCAAAGAAGAATGAGGCCAAACTTGATGAATTTGTTAAACTGCATTAttag
- the LOC108602088 gene encoding differentially expressed in FDCP 8 homolog: protein MSSWRESLTSLPTTVAQFVNDSASTASSYLHSHSSTDVSGPEESAPQHSDYRALPIPASLVKEQWRLIFTSDANIQDLQAAIAHCRDLVLLSGECSEERLWLVRHLVDLRYSLQELEEAQACVNDDVVVMNAIKSVVGHHFVPHHLGTKNRLQTAAKRYYCDHCTSIIWRLVQPAYICSDCGYLVHQKCIDSVVRVCAHVLASERQFPIIEICPEIGLAAQRYKCAECATLLNFKNSWIEPRLCDYRGLYYCPACHWNDNCIVPARMVNNWDFTPRRVSRTALQEIQLFLDKPLIRLEEENPKLFVFLEKLCAVKKLRQNLIHMRHYLAACKGAVEQKLVDQQLAGRRHLVQSNEFYALRDLMQVENGALAEFLQSCFKTFGQHIRNCDMCLAKAYICEICSNNEVIFPFDDGCIKCDQCNSIYHRVCLTRKNMICPKCVRIQERRLQLERATDAQLEDDEVDHC from the exons ATGAGCTCCTGGCGCGAAAGTCTTACTAGCTTGCCCACCACAGTGGCTCAATTCGTGAACGACAGTGCTTCCACAGCTTCCAGCTATTTGCACTCGCATTCCTCAACAGATGTATCAGGTCCAGAAGAAAGTGCACCTCAGCATTCAGACTACAGGGCGTTGCCTATACCCGCATCACTGGTAAAGGAGCAATGGCGTCTGATCTTTACCTCAGATGCCAATATACAGGATTTGCAGGCAGCCATAGCACACTGCCGTGACTTGGTTTTGCTGAGTGGCGAATGCAGTGAAGAACGTCTTTGGCTGGTGCGTCACTTGGTGGATTTGCGCTACTCGCTGCAGGAACTGGAGGAGGCACAAGCTTGCGTCAACGATGATGTGGTGGTCATGAATGCCATTAAGTCGGTGGTGGGTCATCATTTCGTTCCACACCATCTGGGAACCAAGAATCGTTtgcaaacagcagctaagCGCTACTACTGCGACCACTGCACCAGCATAATTTGGCGTCTGGTGCAGCCTGCTTATATTTGCAGCGATTGCGGTTATTTGGTTCATCAAAAGTGCATAGATAGCgtcgtgcgtgtgtgtgcccatGTGCTGGCCTCGGAGCGACAGTTTCCCATCATTGAAATCTGCCCGGAAATAGGCTTGGCGGCGCAACGCTATAAATGCGCCGAGTGTGCAACATTGCTTAACTTTA aGAACTCCTGGATTGAGCCACGCCTATGTGACTATCGTGGGCTATACTACTGTCCCGCATGCCATTGGAATGATAACTGCATAGTGCCTGCTCGCATGGTCAACAATTGGGACTTTACACCTAGACGTGTCTCCCGCACAGCGTTGCAAGAGATACAGCTTTTCCTGGATAAACCGCTTATACGTTTGGAAGAAGAGAATCCCAAGCTGTTTGTATTCCTTGAAAAATTATGCGCTGTTAAAAAGCTTCGACAGAATCTGATACACATGCGTCATTATCTTGCCGCCTGCAAAGGCGCTGTAGAGCAAAAGCTTGTGGATCAACAGCTGGCTGGGCGCCGTCACTTGGTCCAGTCCAATGAATTCTATGCACTTAGGGATCTCATGCAAGTTGAGAACGGCGCCTTAGCTGAGTTTCTACAGAGTTGCTTCAAGACATTTGGACAACATATACGCAACTGTGATATGTGCCTGGCTAAGGCCTATATCTGtgaaatttgcagcaataatGAAGTCATCTTTCCTTTTGATGATGGCTGCATAAAATGTGATCAATGCAACTCCATTTATCATCGCGTTTGTCTAACGCGCAAGAATATGATTTGTCCCAAGTGTGTACGCATACAGGAGCGGCGACTTCAATTAGAACGTGCTACAGACGCTCAACTAGAGGACGATGAGGTCGATCACTGCTAA
- the LOC108604217 gene encoding single-strand selective monofunctional uracil-DNA glycosylase, protein MLKRKLERKAAESDQLAPKVSMVPGIIISELFGKPFWLRFYEIECNLNGELDSFEKPPEITHIYNPIVYAETLHSAYLRRYLNEPKKVIFIGMNPGPNGMCQTGVAFGNVKTVRDKMQIFGDVLQPPLLHSKRIIQGLDCKREEPSGVRLWDLFERLADGSLDIFSKQCFVHNFCPLAFFNEAGVNITPSELKGSYKAQIRDACLRALDMQLELIKPQIIIAVGDYVHGTLKKSTYCKKGVSVLRMAHPSPRSRNNNCWPEKAQAFLQENDIIKFMRNQA, encoded by the exons atgttaaaaagaaAGTTAGAGCGAAAAGCAGCAGAATCTGACCAGTTAGCTCCAAAAGTGTCTATGGTACCAGGCATTATAATATCAGAGTTATTTGGAAAGCCGTTTTGGCTGCGTTTTTATGAAATTGAATGTAATTTGAATGGCGAACTGGACAGTTTTGAAAAACCACCGGAGAtaacacatatatacaatcCTATTGTATATGCAGAAACATTGCATTCTGCGTATTTACGTCGTTATTTAAACGAACCAAAAAAAGTCATATTTATAGGCATGAATCCTGGGCCGAATGGAATGTGCCAAACAGGA GTGGCCTTTGGTAATGTTAAAACTGTGCGAGATAAAATGCAAATCTTCGGCGATGTTCTGCAACCGCCTCTGCTGCATTCCAAGCGTATTATCCAAGGACTTGATTGCAAGCGAGAGGAGCCAAGCGGTGTACGTCTTTGGGATTTATTTGAACGTTTGGCTGACGGTAGTCTGGATATATTTTCAAAGCAGTGCTTTGTACACAACTTTTGCCCGCTGGCGTTCTTCAATGAGGCTGGCGTCAATATTACACCCAGTGAACTAAAAGGTTCTTACAAGGCACAAATACGCGATGCCTGTTTGCGAGCCTTGGACATGCAACTGGAACTAATAAAGCCACAAATTATTATCGCAGTGGGAGATTATGTACATGGAACGTTAAAGAAATCCACATATTGCAAGAAAGGAGTATCGGTGCTACGTATGGCGCATCCGAGTCCAAGATCACGGAACAACAACTGTTGGCCCGAAAAGGCGCAGGCATTCCTACAGGAAAATgacattattaaatttatgcgcaatcAGGCATAG
- the LOC108604218 gene encoding tRNA-specific adenosine deaminase 2, which translates to MAAFMEEAIAEARRARDAGEVPVGCVFIYNDKVIARGSNQVNVHRNATRHAEFICIDDTLAYCREKRLPARQVFSEISVVVTVEPCIMCSAALHTLAVKEIIYGCENDRFGGKTVVDVAEVVGQRISITGGVRSEEAMALLKEFYKGDNPSAPPVAKRKK; encoded by the coding sequence ATGGCCGCGTTTATGGAGGAAGCTATAGCAGAAGCACGTCGAGCACGTGACGCTGGCGAGGTGCCTGTCGGCTGTGTTTTCATCTACAACGACAAGGTTATTGCACGCGGTAGCAATCAGGTGAATGTGCACAGGAATGCCACACGTCATGCAGAGTTCATCTGCATTGATGATACCTTGGCCTACTGCCGCGAAAAGCGTTTGCCGGCTCGCCAGGTGTTCAGCGAAATTAGCGTCGTGGTTACAGTGGAGCCGTGCATTATGTGCTCCGCTGCCTTGCATACGCTAGCCGTCAAAGAGATCATCTATGGCTGTGAAAACGATCGATTTGGTGGCAAGACCGTCGTCGATGTGGCAGAGGTGGTTGGCCAGCGCATTAGCATTACAGGCGGTGTGCGCTCCGAGGAGGCCATGGCTTTGCTCAAAGAGTTCTATAAAGGCGACAATCCGTCAGCGCCGCCAGTGGCGAAACGAAAGAAATGA